The stretch of DNA tttttgttgtctgattgctgaggctaggacttccagtactatgttgaatagcagtggtgagagtggacatccctgtcttgttcctgatcttaggcgaaaggctcccagtacttccccattgagaatgatatttgctgggcttttcatagatggcttttaagatgttgaggaatgttccctctatccctacactgtgaagagttttgatcaggaatggatgctgtattttgtcaaatgctttctctgcatctaatgagaggatcatatggttcttgggttttctcttgctgatatgatgaatcattgattgttttatgagtgttgaaccagccttgtgtcccggggataaatcctacttggtcatggtgaataattttcttaatgtactcttggatcctattggctagtatcttgttgagaatttttgcatccatgttcatcagggatattggtctgtaattctcctttttggtgcggtctttgtctggttttggaattaaggtgatgctggcctcatagaacgaatttggaagtacaccatctctttctttccaaacagctttagtagaataggtatggtttcttctttaaacgatTGATAGAAATCCCCGGGGAAGCCATCTgcccctggacttttgtgtcttgggaggtttttgatgactgcttcaatttcctccctggttattggcctgttcaggttttttatttcttcctgttccagttttggtagtttttggctttccaggaatgcgtccatttcttctagattgcctaatttattggcgtatagctgttcataatatgcttttaaaatcgtttgtatttccttggtgttggtagtgatctctcctttcccatttatgattttattaatttgagtcttctctctcttctttttaataaggctggctaatgatttatctatcttattaattctttcacagaaccaactcctggctttGTTGATTTggtccacagttcttctggtctcaatttcattgagttctgctcgaatctttattaactctcttcttctgctgggtgtaggatctatttgctattttttctctagctcctttaggtctaaggttagcttttatatttgagttctttccagtttgaaTGGATGCGTGTATTGCAAtctatttcccccttaggactgcttttgctgtatcccaaagattttgaacagtggtatcttcattctcattagtttccatgaatctttttaattcttccttaatttcctggttgaccctttcatcttttagcaggatggtccttaacttccacgtgtttgaagacctttcaaacttcttgttgtgatttagttctaatttcaaggcattatggtctgagaatacgcaggggacgatcccaatcttttggtatcacttcagacccaatttgtgacccaatatgtggtctattctggagaaagttccatgtgcacttgagaagaatgtgtattcagttgagtttggatgtaaagttctgtagatatctgtgaaatccatctggtccagtgaaTCATTTcaatctcttgtttctttggaggtgttgtGCTTAGAAcatctgtcgattgtagaaagcgctagattgaagtcaccaagtataagtgtagtATTAtataagtatgtcttaattttggttactaattgattgatatacttggcagctcccacattcagggcataaatattcatgattgttaagtcctcttgttggatagatcctttaagtatgatatagcatccctcttcatctcttactacagtctttgggataaactttaatttatctgatataaggatggctacccctactttcttttgaggaccatttgaatggtaaatggttttccaaccttttattttcaggctggaggtgtccttctgtctaaaatgagtctcttgtaaacagcaaatagacgggtcttgcttttttatccagtctgaaaccctgtgccttttgatggggtcattaagcccattcacattcagagttactattaaaagatatgaatttaatgtcatcatgatacctattcagtccctgtttttgtggattgtttccttggacttcctttTTCTATTAGAGAGTCAcccttagtatttcttggagACCCgggttggtggtcacatattctttcagtttctgcctatcttggaagctctttatctctccttctattctgaatgagagccttgctggataaagtattcttggctgcaggtttttctcatttaggaccttgaatatatctttccagccctttctggcctgtcaggtctctgtggagaggtctgatgttaTCCTAGTGCTTCTctccataaaagttagagatttcttgtctcttgatgctttaaggatcttctctttatctttgaaatttgcaagtttcactatgcaAGGTGAAACACCTCACTAtgcgaggtgttgagcggtttttattgattttagggggggatctctctctctcctggatctgaatacctgtttcccttcccagattagggaaattctcagttataatttgttcaaatatatattctggacTTCTATCCCTTTTGGAGCCCTCAgtaaccccaattaaacgtagatttttccttctcaggctgtcatttatttcccttaacctatcctcatgatcttttcattgttttcctcttatttcctcagtttccctccttgccatcaacttgtcttctatgtcactcactcgttcttctaccttgttaaccctcatcattaggacctccagtttggattgcatctcatttaatttttaatttattttgcatctcatttaatttttaatttgatttgcatctcatttaatttttgatttaatttgcatctcatttaatttttaatttgatttgcatctcatttaatttttgatttaatttgcatctcatttaatttttaatttgatttgcaTCTCGTTTAAtttttgatttaatttgcatctcatttaatttttaattcgatttgcatctcatttaatttttgatttaatttgcatctcatttaatttttaattcgatttgcatctcatttaatttttgatttaatttgcatctcatttaatttttaattcgatttgcatctcatttaatttttgatttaatttgcatctcatttaatttttaattcgatttgcatctcatttaatttttgatttaatttgcatctcatttaattttgattgaatttgcatctcatttaattttgattgaatttgcatctcatttaatttttaattttggcctgatctgatctaaattctgcagtcaagaagtctcttgaatcctttatactttttttctagagctaccagtagctttataattgtgcttctgaattggctttctgacattgaattgtaatccaaattttgtaactctgtgggatagaagactgtttctgattttttcttttgaggtgagtatttccttctagtcattttgctcagtgcagagtggccaaaataagttgtactggaaaaaggagaaaaagagaaaaaaaaagaagaaaaagaaaaaaggtgggggctgggggacaaacagaaaacaaaaaacaagggggagtatcctctggttatatatattgtaaatccctcgacttcccctggaactttccattGCTGCTTGGTCAGTAACTTGCATTTCTGCTGTCCTTCTTCCTGGTCTTCTGgtggaggggcctgctgtgctgattctcaggtgtgtgcatctGGGTTAGCagctcagccccctgccaggtgcacagctcagtgggagttgtttatcctatGAGGctcctgctcagtcccaggtacaaggtgacaccagtaggaacaacaacagtggcagtggccagctgtccagctctggagtcagctcccgcaatAACTACTGCAGCTCAGAATCTGATTTTAAATTCCTCAGCATTGTCTTATGAAAGACTGTTCTCATGTTAACAATCTTAgtgtcctgttttttttaattgtgtctgGAAGACTATGTCAGTTTTCTCTAAACTCCTCCAGGGCTCACCATTTCTATCTTGTGTGGTATTCTATCTTTCTTAGTCATTGTTACCCAGCTGGAAATTTAGTGGTCATGGAGATGATAGGATATGGAGCATTGCCTTCAAAATTTCTAGGGCAATGGCTCAGTAATGGTGCCTCCATCAGCTAAGAATAGACAGTGCTCTCCTAACTCCTTCAGCATCTACACATCCCTGAGCCCTCAACTTGAAAGTTTCTTAAAATTGTCAACTCAATCATTGTTTACTCTATCATATTTCATACATTCTGAGTGGGAAATTGGCATTTTCTTAGATCCCCATTGccaaaataaagcattaaaacgTCCTTCTAGGCTCActtaaaacacacatttaaacaaatattttgccAGCTTATTGTAACTGAATTACTCTCTGACTCTCTTTCATTCCTTGGAGAATTTGCCCCTAAACCAGAATCTTATTTGCTGCAACTTTTATCAACATCTTATGTgatttccatatctttttttaaaagattttatttatttattagagagagagagagagagagagaagcaggctccatgcagggagcctgatgtgggactcaattccagttctccaggatcacgctctgggctgaaggtggcgctaaaccactgagctacccgggctgcccctgatttcCATATCTATAATGAAGATCCAttccaataatttttatatgaattattgTTACCAGAGCTAGGTTTGGTTTGCTGGGTTGGGTTTTTTAGTTTCTCGGTTCATAAAAATTACCatcataatcaaaataaaatttacattgatTAAATGCCAAGTACATTAtatgatatatttcatttaattatcaaGTCAGTAAAGAAGGTactaaaataattccattttactAGTCAAAAACCAATAGTTAAATAACAGGACAATTTTATAGAGTTACTGTGATACAGGCAAACCCAAAATTCTAACatcaaagtatttttcttaacCCCTAAAATAGACTTACTTGCTGACATCAAGGgagaaaacatatattttgagCCAAGATAATTATTCAGAATTCCGAGGATCAAGGAAACAGCCTTTCATTTCTCACATTAACATTATACATTCATTAAAGTGTGTTACACAttgtatggtatatatatataatagaaaaacaaagaaaaaaaaactatcccaGAGAGGGATGCAAAGGTTCAAGAAAATACTTCcaagttcattttttgctttcttcaagTGTAAATAACGTCAGATTTCATGTTCTCATAGCATGTGATAGGCCTTGAGGAAGGACAgatcataaaatatttccatatttcaagatggtaaaaatattttcttgaatgaaGACATTAAGGTACAGTATAGAGACAAGcttatagaaaattatatttgatgaGATTAGAGCCATTTACATAAGATTATTGGTAAACATCCTATGTAATCTattattgccttttaattttggaCTCAGCatgacatttttaaacttttagtcCCTCCCTCAATGAAGTCTCTGTTGATAACAGGATACTTCCTTGGTGATTTGGGCCTGAAGCTGCTAATATATAGGGGGAAAAAGTATTAACTTTTAAGTTGTCTACATGGTCTCAGATGGgttcatttaatttattatttgttttaattcaatATTATCTGTTCCTTCAACAACCTATATTCTGTGTTTATGCCATATAGAAGACATTATGTCAGTGAGacagaaaatatatcattttagaaCTCACATTTCTATTTAAGAAAAAGGTGCTGATAAAAATAAGTATGGTTAAGTGACCTCATGCTACTAGGCAATTGTTTACTGATTGCAGTGGGAGAGTTTTATATTTCAGCAGAATTTCAAAGGTCTGTGCAAAATCTCACAAACTCACCATTCTCAATTCCCAGCTACACCCAAGAAATTTCCATCTGGGTTCAATTCTAAAATACATTCCTCTTTTCTCAGAGATATCTTATGTTTGCTTAGAAATAAGGTACAATGCAAGAAAATAGCAGGTCTAGGAGAATTAGGAATATCATTagtttttcaatgtttttaagtGCTTTCTGAAAATACATTGGTAACTTTGGCATTTACTGTCCTTTTAAGTGTGTTGAGGATTCTTTATAGATTTCAATCATTCTGACTCCTCATTCAAAtattctgtgtatgtatgtgtctgtgtgtgtgtgtatccgtTTAATTCAGAGATATGCAGCATTTAGCATCAACCTTCATTTTAACAACATGTGCTGATGAAGGAGAAAAGCAATGTTACTCGGTCTTGAATCTGTTTGGTCTTCACCCCATAAATGATGGGGTTTAGCATAGGGGGAACAACCACATAGAGATTGGCTACCAGGATGTGGATGTGGTGAGGGATGGTTTTACCCCCAAAACGATgggcaaaaaatgaaaagaatgctgGGGCATAGAACATAAGGATGACACAGATGTGGGAAGCACATGTGTTGAGGGCCTTGAATCTGGCAGCCCAGGAAGGTATCTGAAACACTGTGCAAAGGATCATGGTGTACGACATAATGATGAACACAATATCCAGTCCTGTAGACAGTAGGGCCACAGTCAGGCCATAGATGATGTTGAACTTGATACTGTCACATGCCAATCTGGCAATGCCCATGTGCTCACAGTAGGAGTGGGGAATGATGTTTCTCCCACAGTACCTAAGTCGGTAAACCAGGAAGatgaatggaaggcagatgaaAAAGCTCCTGACCACAGCTGCTATGCCAATCTTCCCAGTGGCTGAGGAGGTTAAGATGGTGGTGTATCTCAGGGGGtgacagatggccacatagcggtcaaaTGCCATGGCCAGGAGAATAGCAGATTCTGCCACAAAGATGAAATGTATGAAGAACATCTGAGATACACAGCTACCGAAGGATATATCCATGGACTGGAACCAGAAGATGGCCAGCATCTTGGGGGCCGTGGCTGTGGAGAGCAGCACATCTGCCAAGGCCagcatggaaaggaaaaaatacatgggCTCGTGGAGACTGCGCTCAGTCACAATCAGGAAGATCAAGAAGCTGTTGCCTATGACAGCCAACACGTACATCGAACAGATAGGGATGGAGATCCAGGGGTGAGAATCTTCCAGCCCTGGGATTCCAATCAGGACATACCACATATCCTGGGTATTGGTGTGGTTGTAAGAGAAAGGAGCCATCTCCTGCAGCATATTCAGAACCTAGTACCTTGAATAAAAACCACAGGGCAGACTGAGAATTGAAGAGCACCACTGGTTGATGTAGGATCAGAATTTCTTCTCCAATATGTTCTTCTCTGTGGAACGACAGCGAGGTGTATAAACCAGCTTAAAATTGCACTCTGACTCATTACatggaaatattaaaacatatcttgaaaaaaatagttaCCATTTGATAAGTGCTTAATATATGTCTAGTACTCCCAAAATTTAAACTCATTAAATCTTCACAATAGCCTGTTGAAAAGACTTGAACAATAATCCTTGACATAATATCATTCTTATTcccacagatgaaaaaaaagaatcccacagACTTTCAGCTTCCTGACTTAGGTCCCATTAGAGCCAAAGAGTGAAAATGTGAAAGTTCCGATCTTAACCACCATCGAATGTTGCCTATACAAAAACACGTCATCAAAATTTTCACTGATCCTACCCCTGAGTAACATTGATACATGTGAAATTGATCATACTGCTTATTGAAGAGGGAGGGAATTAGGTTTTACCAAAATAGATTTCAGACCATGTATATACAGAGGCTCTCTTGAGCATTGATTGACCATAGAAATGATGCTAAGGCCTATGCTGGGCATTGAGGAGCCACAGATGAATTAACTGATTCTTGTCTGCTAATCAACATGTTTCTTAAAATTATAGGCTGAACATTAAAAACCTAAAGTTCATGCAAGATCAAGCTCAGttagattcttttgtttttgttttacagattatttatttatttattcatgagagacagagagagagagaggcagagacacaggcagagggagaagcaggctccatgcagggagcccgacatgggactcgatcgcgggtctcctgggccgaaggtagcaCTAAGCCGCAAAGCCACAGGGCTGACTGCTCAGTTAGGTTCGTAAATGGATATGTCTTGCATATGGTGAGGAAAAACATTCTCTCCCTTTTGGGTCATTGATTGAAAATTGGacaacatatttattatttccaactCCCCACACAGCAGCAAATACTAATGTTTCACGTTACGAAGTAGGCATCCACTGTCCTTCACTAAAAGGAAGGGTGAGTAATTTActgtttgctctttttctagagTTCCAAAAGAATGTGCATAAAGTCAGGAGAGCTGTTGGGTGAAAAACAGACTAGGAGATACAACATGTGagtgggatgtgtgtgtgagggggtgtgtccatatgaacacacacataaaaaacgAGGGTATAGGCATGAATAGGAAAGAAGTGGATAACGAGTGGCTTCCATCCTCCCTCAGTCCCCGTTCTTCAATAAAAGCGCTCAACGCATTTGCTGAAGAGGAACATGGACTTAAGGGATGTTAACCTATTTAACCTCTTGTTTGCAAGGTGTCAGGATCACTGCACAGTATAATCTGACCACTTTgacttttttcattaaatgttcaATAATCTGGCACTTCATttcatattatgaaatatttggattccatttttgtttttcttgtttctattgAAGAATTTATATACAAGGTTGCATTAGTTTCAAGAGGACCACACCATGATTGGACAAGTCTATATGTTATGTTATATTCGCCAGATGGATACATCTCATATGCCACCATGCAACACCATTATAATTCCACTGACACTATTCCCTATACTTGCCTTTTATTCCTGGGACTAATAATTCCAAAAAGGAAAGCTTCTCTCTtccactccctttcacccatcTTATCCATCTTCCATCCCCCTATCCCTgtggcaaccattagtttgttctctacgGTCATTTGGACCCCATGTATTAAATTACAGTTTAGAATATATAACCCTTAAATGATCATCCCATTAGATCTTTCCTTAAGGTGGTACTTAATTCTTGAAAGATGTTACACTAAAATGTTGAGATGCATAAGTCTCTGGATCTCCTTTGATTACATAAGCTAATTGTCTAAACATTTAACATACAGGTAAAATTAATtgttggaaatttattttaaaagggattGCAGGGtttcagagagtgagagaatagATACGTTTGGCAGTATACTTGACCCAGACCTAAACCAGAATCATGTATGTGAGTCAAGTACAGTTATGGGGAGGGGTTGTAGAGTAAGCGGGGCTTCATAAGGACAtcagagatgggggagggaggagtctACATGAATGATGAAAAGCACAGAAAAGGAGGTAGAAGAGAAATCAAATCAATTTATAGATATTCTCCTGATCCTTTGGGAACCAGTGACCTGGTTTATTTTACTTGATTTCCTCTTGGCGCAGCAGTATCACACGCAGCTCTCTAACCTACAGCTCCGGAACTCACTGAAGAATTTCTTTACAATATTCCTAATGGCCTAGTCTGACTGAACCATGACTATATGCACAGAGGCAGTGTTTGTGGCTAGAGAGACAGATTGGGACCCACAGATTAGATGTACATGCTGAGTACGTCATATTCTGACTACATTTCCATTAAATCTTACTTGACTTGAAGCTtagttttcttctgtaaaatcCCCAAAAATAAACATCAATGACAGATGTGAGCCAGTTTTGAAGTTACTATTTTAGGATGGTTGCTACTAAATCAGACACATTTTTATCCAGGCAACAGATGAAATTAGGGCACTTCCAAAATTACCATCACTAAGATAAAAAACATTGTTACTTTGAAGTAAGTTCAATGTTTTGGACTTTAGGCTTAGGACCCACTGGACAGACATTGAACTGCTTTAGAGTACACACGCAGGCCTTGGCACTTAACACTTTTCACTCTACAACCCCTCCCCTTAGCTGTACTTGACTCACGTACATGGTTCTGGCTAAGGTCTGGAACAAGCATACTGCCAAATGTatcttttctctcactctctgaaaCCCTGcaatgccttttaaaataaatttccaacaATTAATTTAACCTGTATGCTAAATGTTTAGACAATTAGCTTATGTAATCAAAGGAGATCCAGAGACTTATGCATCTCAAGCATTTTAGTGTAACATCTTTCAAGAATTATGTACCACCTTAAGGAAAGGTCTAATGGGATGATCATTTGAGGGTTATATATTCTAAACTGTAAAATCACTTTCTCACACTAGACTCATGATATCAACTGTAATATTCACCCCAAATCtgtcttcttcattttataaaatgcaggCAGTTCAGCATGCTGAATTCAGTGGGCTTAGAAATGGAGTCTTATTTTTGCCCAATCACCAGGGTAGCAACTCTGTCACATAGAGAGAGGAGTCCAAATCTCTACGCTTCAGCTTCTTCTTCTGTGTTGAGCCCAGCACCTGCTATATGGTGAATATCAAGGAAATCTAAGGAAAAATGCATGCAAGGATTGATGTATACACACCTATACAAGGTCTTTAACTACTAGACTTGTGTAACTCCTGAGCCTTATTCTTATTACTGGATCTGGAATAGAAATTCATTGCCCCTATGCCCAACATTCAGAGACACGTAGTAAAGAAAAACAACCACTgcataaatatattcttaaatgaaaaaatatttgtgctCTTTGCAGATGACTCATTTCGTTAAAGAGCCCAAAGAGCCACTACAATCGCCCCTGCAGTCCAATCACAGCCACACACCGCACCTCAGGGGTCAGGGCTGAGAGAAATGTGGGATGATCAAGTTCTAGGAAGACTGAGTAGCTCCTTCGGTTTcctaagattttcttcctttccttccctttcctttttttccctgatgtctttttctacatctttgcTGAGCAAAAGTCAGCTTACTTACCTATCTTTTCTAGGACCCTGGAGATATTTAACTCGTTGAGATGGAAAAAGTAAAAGGCAGATGATGTTCAAAGCAAAAataggatggggcacctgggggtggaTCAATCCATTGAGTCtcttactcttgattttcactcaggccatgatctcagcatcatgggatggagcaccatgtcaggctcagCGCTGTGTGCAGAATCTggcttgtccttctccctgtgatcctctccctgcttgttctctctctctctctttctctctctctctcctttaagtggatacataaaatcttttcaaaacacacagacacaaagagGAAATGTATAGCTATTTATACCTCCTTTAGGGACCTCTCAGGCCCAAGATCTTCAGTCCCCAGAGGACTGAACTTTACTGATTCATGGAAGGAGAGGGCCCAGACCTGGCTTAGGGGAGAAGCGCCCCCACATTCTCTCCACAGGCCACATGTGCAGGTTTCCCTCTGCCCAGTACTCTAACACACCGAGATCAGCACACACTTGCCGTTAAACATCCAGGTCTCCATTGAGAGGCAGAAACTCCTGCTAGTGTAGTCATGTCTTGTTCCCTTGGAGGCATCAGCAAATGCTGAGTGTCAATGCCACATATGAAagcattgtttgtttcttaaaggGTCTCTA from Canis lupus dingo isolate Sandy chromosome 21, ASM325472v2, whole genome shotgun sequence encodes:
- the LOC112667886 gene encoding olfactory receptor 52Z1P-like, whose product is MWYVLIGIPGLEDSHPWISIPICSMYVLAVIGNSFLIFLIVTERSLHEPMYFFLSMLALADVLLSTATAPKMLAIFWFQSMDISFGSCVSQMFFIHFIFVAESAILLAMAFDRYVAICHPLRYTTILTSSATGKIGIAAVVRSFFICLPFIFLVYRLRYCGRNIIPHSYCEHMGIARLACDSIKFNIIYGLTVALLSTGLDIVFIIMSYTMILCTVFQIPSWAARFKALNTCASHICVILMFYAPAFFSFFAHRFGGKTIPHHIHILVANLYVVVPPMLNPIIYGVKTKQIQDRVTLLFSFISTCC